The stretch of DNA GCTCCCGGCCTCAGCAACCTCGTCATGGGACGGGCCGAGGCGAGACTCGACCAGGTGGATTCCTTTCGATGCCTGGTCGGCGGGCTGCCGGTGCGCCGAGATCCTCCCTGGGAGTACAAGGCCCCCTTCTCGCCGCTCGACGTGATCGAGGAATACGTCCGACCGGCGCGTTTGAGGCGGAGCGGGGAGGAGCTCGCGCTGCCGGCGCTCTCGGAGCCCGAGCTGGTGGAATTGCCCGGCGTCGGAATGCTGGAGGCCTTCAATACGGATGGCCTGCGCTCCCTTCTCGTCACCTCCAAGGCTTCGAACATGGTGGAGAAGACCCTTCGCTACCCGGGCCACCGCGCGAAAGTGGAGGCTCTGCGCGACGCCGGCATGTTCAGCGTCGAGCCGGTGGTGGTGGGGGGCGAGGAGCTCGTGCCCAGGCGGGTGACCGAAGCTCTGCTCCGCGAGACCTGGCGACTCGACGACGACGAGGAGGAGCTGACCGTGATGCGAGTGGAGATCGAAGGGGAGCTCGGCGGGCGCGGCTGGAGCCGGCGCTGGGATCTTCTCGACCGGCGGGACCCCACGACCGGGGTCTCGTCCATGGCCCGCACCACCGGCTACACCTGCACCGCGATGGTCGGACTGGTGGCCTCGGGAGCGTGGTCGACTGTCGGCGCCTTTCCGCCGGAGAGGGTTGGAGCCGACCGTACCTGCTACGACGGCGTCGTGACGCACCTGGCCGAGCGCGGCATCGCTCTGCGGGTAACCGGGTAGCGACGAACGGGCCGAGGCCCGTCCGGAGCGCACGAGCGTCCGCACGAGGGCTGGGATGGAACCCCGGGAAGGGTCTGCCCTTGACCGTGCGACTCGTGTCTCCTTAAGCTTCAACGTTCTTGCGGGCCGGGAGTGCGTCCGAGCGTCCCGCCAAATCAACCGAAGCCAGCCATGTCACCTCGTCTCTCCCGCATCGCCACCTTCGCCGTTCTCACCCT from Gemmatimonadota bacterium encodes:
- a CDS encoding saccharopine dehydrogenase NADP-binding domain-containing protein, which gives rise to MKIAVLGCGLVGSAIVRDLAASGHTVVCADADAERLESADRFCASAKLVDLSAPSAVRAFVADSHMAVGALPGFMGFLAVRAILETGRPVVDISFFPEDYRELDEVARSAGVTCLVDCGVAPGLSNLVMGRAEARLDQVDSFRCLVGGLPVRRDPPWEYKAPFSPLDVIEEYVRPARLRRSGEELALPALSEPELVELPGVGMLEAFNTDGLRSLLVTSKASNMVEKTLRYPGHRAKVEALRDAGMFSVEPVVVGGEELVPRRVTEALLRETWRLDDDEEELTVMRVEIEGELGGRGWSRRWDLLDRRDPTTGVSSMARTTGYTCTAMVGLVASGAWSTVGAFPPERVGADRTCYDGVVTHLAERGIALRVTG